A window of Maridesulfovibrio bastinii DSM 16055 genomic DNA:
GAAAGCGGCCAGCTGTTAGGACCATCACAAAGAGCTTTGTCCGGATTAGGATGCACTTCCATAAAAACACCGGATGCTCCGGCTGCAACAGCTGCTCTGGCCAGAACAGGCACAAACTCTCTCTGTCCGCTGGAACAGCCGTCCCCTCCGCCCGGAAGCTGAACAGAATGAGTGGCATCAAAAACAACAGGACATCCAAGAGACTTCATCAATGAAATGGAACGCATATCAACAACTAAATTATTGTATCCAAAACTTGAGCCTCTTTCTGTAAGCCAAATTTTTTCATTACTTGTAGATTTTATTTTACCTACAACATGCCGCATATCAGCTGGAGCCACAAACTGTCCTTTCTTAACATTAATGACAGCTCCGCTACGGCCTGCTGCAACAAGAAGATCTGTCTGGCGGCACAAAAAAGCCGGAATCTGGATAACATCTGCAACTTCTCCAACAGGTCCGGCCTGATCAGGAGTATGAATATCCGTTACAACCGGAAGACCTGTCTCAGATTTAATCTTTTCCAGCCATTGCAGCCCCTTTTCCATTCCAGGACCTCGAAAACTATCTACAGATGTCCTATTGGCTTTATCAAATGAACTTTTAAAAACTAAAGTTAAATCCAAACGTGATGCTATTTCAGCAAGACATCTGGCAGCTTCAAGCGCAATATCAAAACCTTCAAGAGCACAAGGGCCTGCTAAAATAAAAGGACCGTGTAAACTTTTTTGAAAAAGCTCATCAGGAGTCAAATCAAAATCCCCTTTATTAAAAAATGGCTAGAGAAATTAAACACTATACATATTGAAAATTTAAACTATGACAGAAACAAAAACCAGCTTTCCGGGGTATAAATAGCACCGGAAAGCTGGAAAAGTATATCATAATTTTATCCCCGGGAAAAAACCGGGAATTTATTGGGATAAATCAATTACTTATTCTCCAGCGCAGCTTTGATGAAATCCCTGAATAAAGGATGTGGATTCATAGGATTGGATTTAAACTCAGGGTGGAACTGGCAGCCGACAAACCAAGGATGATCTGCAACTTCCACAATTTCAACAAGAGTTTCATCAGGAGAAAGTCCGCTCAAAACGAGACCGCTTTCAACCAGCTTTTCTGCAAAAGCTTCCTTGTTGAATTCGTAACGGTGACGATGACGTTCCTGAATTTCAGTTTTACCATAAGCAGCCATAGCTTTTGTTCCTTCCACAATTTTACATGGATAGGAGCCGAGGCGCATGGTTCCACCCTTATCACTATCTTCACAGCGGCATTCGGTCTTCTGTGTACGATAATCGTACCACTCTTTCATGAGGTAGATTACAGGATTTGGATTATACTTATCAAATTCTTCAGAGTTTGCATTCTCAATGCCAAGGACATTGCGGGCATACTCAATTACTGCACACTGCATTCCAAGGCAGATACCAAAGAAAGGAATTTTGTTTTCACGGGCATAGCGGATAGACATAATCTTTCCTTCCACACCGCGAGCTCCGAATCCTCCGGGAACAAGAATTCCGTCAATATCTTTAAAATTGCTTTCCAGATTTTCAGCAGTAATTTCTTCAGAATTGACATATTTAAGCTTAACAGCGACATCATTTGCCACGCCTCCATGAATAAGAGCTTCATGAAGACTTTTATATGCCTCTTTCAAATCAACATACTTGCCTACAATTGCAATATTGACTGATCCTTTCGGATTTTTAAGCTTGTGGACAAGATTTCTCCAAGGATCAAGGTTGCAATTTTTAGCAGGAAGACGAAGAAGAATTGCAATCTTCTGATCTAATCCTTCCTGATAAAATGAAAGCGGAACTTCATAAATTGATTTAACATCAACAGCGGTGAAAACAGCATCACGATCAACATCGCAGAAAAGAGCTATTTTACGTTTGAGGCTTTCATCAAGGTCAACTTCACTGCGGCAAAGAATAATGTCCGGGTGAATACCAATACTGCGTAGTTCTTTAACACTGTGCTGTGTGGGCTTGGTTTTTACTTCACCGGCAGCTCTCAGGTATGGAACAAGAGTCAAATGAATGTATAAAACATTTTCTCTTCCAAGTTCGGAACGCATCTGACGGATTGCTTCCAGAAACGGCAGACCTTCAATATCACCAACTGTTCCGCCTATTTCAATCAGAGCAACATCTTCTCCATTTGAAACACCCAGAATAGCCTGCTTAATTTCGTCTGTTACATGTGGAATAACCTGTACTGTTCCGCCGAGATAATCACCACGTCTTTCTTTTGTAATAACACTGTGATAAATACGTCCGGAAGTGAAGTTATTGTTCTGATTCATCGGCACGCCGAGATAACGTTCATAGTGACCAAGGTCGAGATCTGTCTCGGCTCCATCGTCAGTTACATAAACTTCGCCGTGCTGGAAGGGGTTCATTGTGCCAGGGTCGACGTTGATATAAGGGTCGAGCTTTTGAATTGTGGCAGTCATACCTCTGGCCTTCAATAAAGCTCCTATAGAGGCAGCGGCAAGGCCCTTTCCCAATGAGGACAGAACTCCTCCGGTGATAAATATAAACTTAGTCTTCATGTTCCTCCCGTCCATAACGGAATAATCTAATTTTTTTTACCTTATCTGTTTATAATAAAATAAACGATGAATAAAGTCAGTATCTATTAAACAAAACAAAGCGGACAGCGCCCCTGGCAGCCTAAATCAGGAACGTCAGGCATAAAAATTAATGTGGCCGATCGTCCTGTTTGTGATATAGACTGTTGACGGGAAGCTGACCCGCAATTATGTTCCTCTTCGCAAACACGGACAAGCTAGTCTGTGACTATT
This region includes:
- the kdsA gene encoding 3-deoxy-8-phosphooctulonate synthase; this translates as MTPDELFQKSLHGPFILAGPCALEGFDIALEAARCLAEIASRLDLTLVFKSSFDKANRTSVDSFRGPGMEKGLQWLEKIKSETGLPVVTDIHTPDQAGPVGEVADVIQIPAFLCRQTDLLVAAGRSGAVINVKKGQFVAPADMRHVVGKIKSTSNEKIWLTERGSSFGYNNLVVDMRSISLMKSLGCPVVFDATHSVQLPGGGDGCSSGQREFVPVLARAAVAAGASGVFMEVHPNPDKALCDGPNSWPLSKTENLIKDLLSGWSINYAC
- a CDS encoding CTP synthase; this encodes MKTKFIFITGGVLSSLGKGLAAASIGALLKARGMTATIQKLDPYINVDPGTMNPFQHGEVYVTDDGAETDLDLGHYERYLGVPMNQNNNFTSGRIYHSVITKERRGDYLGGTVQVIPHVTDEIKQAILGVSNGEDVALIEIGGTVGDIEGLPFLEAIRQMRSELGRENVLYIHLTLVPYLRAAGEVKTKPTQHSVKELRSIGIHPDIILCRSEVDLDESLKRKIALFCDVDRDAVFTAVDVKSIYEVPLSFYQEGLDQKIAILLRLPAKNCNLDPWRNLVHKLKNPKGSVNIAIVGKYVDLKEAYKSLHEALIHGGVANDVAVKLKYVNSEEITAENLESNFKDIDGILVPGGFGARGVEGKIMSIRYARENKIPFFGICLGMQCAVIEYARNVLGIENANSEEFDKYNPNPVIYLMKEWYDYRTQKTECRCEDSDKGGTMRLGSYPCKIVEGTKAMAAYGKTEIQERHRHRYEFNKEAFAEKLVESGLVLSGLSPDETLVEIVEVADHPWFVGCQFHPEFKSNPMNPHPLFRDFIKAALENK